The following proteins are co-located in the Salvelinus namaycush isolate Seneca chromosome 31, SaNama_1.0, whole genome shotgun sequence genome:
- the LOC120025777 gene encoding BCL2/adenovirus E1B 19 kDa protein-interacting protein 3-like encodes MRARPNVWRECACSIDCHMQATLLTGTMSEAAAAVAENNGDAGINGSWVELEMNRAAAAAAAGLSQSTSTVGQALGLLPLPQVVEEEVVEAIVGGLEHVPSSSSIHNGDMEKILLDAQHESSRSNSSCDSPPRPPSPQEDDHDGQIIFDVDVSSRRDGQSEEDTLEKERDMDILMKDSDWVADWSSRPENIPPKEFHFRHPRRSDTLSMRKTGAMKKGGVFSAEFLKVFIPSLLLSHILVLGLGVYIGKRLSTPPTSSF; translated from the exons ATGCGCGCACGTCCGAATGTTTGGAGGGAGTGTGCGTGTTCGATTGACTGTCATATGCAAGCCACCCTGCTCACAGGCACGATGTCTGAAGCTGCTGCTGCTGTAGCGGAGAATAACGGAGACGCTGGAATAAATG GGTCCTGGGTGGAGTTGGAGATGAACAGAGCTGCGGCCGCAGCTGCGGCGGGGTTGTCCCAGTCTACCTCCACCGTTGGCCAGGCTCTGGGTCTGCTCCCCTTGCCtcaggtggtggaggaggaggtggtggaggccATTGTGGGGGGCCTAGAGCATGTGCCCTCCTCATCTTCCATCCATAACGGAGACATGGAAAAGATTCTACTGGACGCTCAGCATGAGTCTAGCCGCAGCAACTCTTCCTGTGACAG TCCTCCCCGGCCTCCTAGTCCCCAGGAGGATGATCATGATGGACAGATCATCTTTGATGTGGACGTGAGCAGCAGAAGAGATGGCCAA TCAGAGGAGGATaccctggagaaggagagggacaTGGATATCCTGATGAAGGACTCAGACTGGGTAGCAGACTGGTCCAGTCGGCCCGAGAACATTCCTCCTAA GGAGTTCCATTTCCGCCACCCCCGGCGTTCAGATACACTCAGCATGAGAAAGACCGGGGCGATGAAGAAAGGAGGTGTCTTCTCTGCGGAGTTCCTCAAAGTGTTCATCCCCTCACTGCTACTATCACACATCCTGGTCCTGGGACTGGG ggtGTACATTGGGAAGAGGTTGAGCACGCCCCCTACGAGCTCTTTCTGA
- the LOC120025876 gene encoding serine/threonine-protein phosphatase 2A 55 kDa regulatory subunit B alpha isoform-like translates to MAGAGGGSNDVQWCFSQVKGAIDDDVAEADIISTVEFNHSGELLATGDKGGRVVIFQQEIEKSQPQCRSEYNVYSTFQSHEPEFDYLKSLEIEEKINKIRWLPQKNAAQFLLSTNDKTIKLWKISERDKRPEGYNLKEEDGRYIDPNTVTALRVPVFRPMDLMVEASPRRVFANAHTYHINSISINSDHETYLSADDLRINLWHQEITDRSFNIVDIKPANMEELTEVITAAEFHPHQCNTFVYSSSKGTIRLCDMRASALCDTHSKLFEEPEDPSNRSFFSEIISSISDVKFSHNGRYMMIRDYLSVKIWDLNMENRPVETYQVHEYLRSKLCSLYENDCIFDKFECCWNGNDSVVMTGSYNNFFRMFDRGQRRDVTLEASREGSKPQQVLKPRKVCADGKRKKDEISVDSLDFNKKILHTAWHPQDNIIAVATTNNLYIFQDKVN, encoded by the exons ATGGCAG GAGCTGGAGGTGGGAGCAATGACGTGCAGTGGTGCTTCTCACAGGTGAAGGGGGCCATTGATGACGACGTTGCCGAAG CCGACATCATATCTACCGTGGAGTTCAACCACTCAGGGGAGCTGCTAGCCACAGGAGACAAGGGTGGCAGGGTCGTCATCTTTCAGCAGGAAATAGAG AAGAGTCAGCCACAGTGCCGTAGTGAGTACAATGTTTACAGTACTTTCCAGAGCCATGAGCCCGAGTTTGACTACTTGAAGAGTTTAGAGATCGAGGAGAAAATCAACAAAATCCGCTGGCTGCCCCAGAAGAACGCAGCTCAGTTCCTGTTGTCCACAAACG ACAAAACCATAAAGTTGTGGAAGATCAGTGAACGAGACAAGCGACCAGAGGGCTACAACCTGAAAGAGGAGGATGGACGCTACATAGACCCCAACACTGTCACTGCACTTCGA GTGCCTGTGTTTAGACCCATGGACCTCATGGTGGAGGCGAGCCCTCGCAGGGTGTTTGCCAACGCGCACACCTACCACATCAACTCCATCTCCATAAACAGTGACCATGAGACGTATCTATCCGCAGACGACCTGCGCATCAATCTCTGGCACCAGGAGATCACCGACCGCAGCTTCA ACATTGTGGATATAAAGCCAGCCAACATGGAGGAGCTGACAGAGGTGATTACAGCAGCTGAGTTCCATCCACACCAGTGCAACACCTTTGTCTACAGCAGCAGCAAGGGCACCATCCGCCTCTGTGACATGAGGGCATCAGCACTATGTGACACGCACTCCAAAT TGTTCGAGGAGCCGGAGGACCCCAGCAACCGCTCCTTCTTCTCTGAGATAATCTCTTCCATCTCAGACGTCAAGTTCAGCCACAACGGGCGCTACATGATGATCCGTGACTACCTGTCTGTCAAGATTTGGGACCTCAACATGGAGAACAGGCCCGTGGAGACGTACCAG GTTCACGAGTACCTCAGGAGTAAGCTGTGCTCGCTCTATGAAAATGACTGCATCTTCGACAAGTTTGAGTGCTGCTGGAACGGAAATGACAG TGTGGTGATGACGGGCTCATACAACAATTTCTTCCGGATGTTTGACCGGGGCCAGAGGCGTGACGTGACCCTGGAGGCGTCCCGGGAGGGCAGTAAGCCACAGCAGGTCCTGAAGCCCCGCAAGGTGTGTGCCGACGGGAAGCGGAAGAAGGATGAGATCAGTGTAGACAGCCTGGACTTCAACAAGAAAATCCTCCACACTGCCTGGCACCCTCAGGACAACATCATCGCCGTGGCAACCACCAACAACCTCTACATATTCCAGGACAAAGTGAACTAG